AACATGCACACTCGCATTGATGACAGAGTTGCATGCAGGGCAATTGAGGAGGGTGGACCCACACATTGTACACAAGCACAAATGCCTGCATGGCAGCAACAACACCCTTGACTCTCTCCCCCCACAACTCTTGCACATCCTATCTCCACCACCAGAACCACCGCGAACGCCACCGCCAACCGCCGCATTTCCGCTGTCCACCGCCTCAATATCCCACCCGTATTCGTTGCTCCCGCAGCATGATTGAGCATCATCCGCCAAAGCTGTGGCCATGGCACAGCTGCCGCCGGCGTGGTGATCGTCGTTAACGTGCGCCAGGACTTGCTCTAAATTGGTGCGTAGGGAATTGGCTGTGGCTTCGTTTGTCTGTGCCAAGTCCCTCCATATCTGATTCTCGGCGAATAGGCTCTTGACTCGTTCTTGGAGAACCCAATTGAGCTTTCCCATCCTCTGAATCTCCTCATCTTTCTCTTTCAGTTTCTTGACGATTCTATCCTGTATTTCCGATACTAACATTCTCGATTGCTGCTTTCTTTGCTCCTCGAGTTCCAATCTCACTTTTTCCGTCtgaaaaaccaaataaaaatcaGTACaggaaaagataaataaaaataaaaatcttaaaTTTCATGGCAATTCTCTCTGCCTGATGACATGAacgagattaaaaaaaaaaaaaaactgggttTTTAAATTTGTCATCAGTTATTGAAAAATGGCACCAAacctttagaaaaaaaaaaaatgaaaatttacaaGAAGGTTGGGTTAAAACAGAGGTAAAAAAGGGTGGAAAACTTACATGTTGGGCAATGAAGTGGTCGATCTCAGATTGctgttgttggatttgaaaagcAATGTCTTGGTcgagaaaagaagaaattttgGTCTTTTGAGGGACTGAAAAATTGTTGAAGTCATTGATTAATTGTTCTCTCGGCCGCTTCCGGGGAGCGGAGATGTTGTTGTATGTGAGGCCACTGTCTGCCGCCTCCTTGTTCATGGAAGCCTTATTTGCGTCATAGAAAGGAGACTGATACATCGGAAGCAGATTTTCCGGCATTGCGGTCGACAAAAGAAGGCCGGAATCCATCTGGGCACTGTAAATATTTGGatttccttggttggttttgatgaAATCTCTGCAAAAATTAAGAACAAcccaaatcagaaaaatgaaaaataaacaaaacccatgttttgaaattttattttggagGGTGGAAAGTACCTGTTGGGAATCAGTTGTGGTGGGATTAGAACTGCATGGTGGTGGTGCTGAGCTTCAACTGCCATGGAAATACAGAGTAGATTTTTGGTGTGATTTTTGTTGTGAGAGGAAGAAGATAGgagagaagtaaaatgagaggGTTTTGAAGAGAATGAGGATATGATGAAGGGAAGAGCACGCAATAGGGATGGCGATTAGAGAGCCTGAATCAATTTATTAGgcagaaagagaggagagagaaagtgaagggagagagagagaggagcaaAAGTTAAAGGTCTtccaacaagaaaaagaaaatcctaTTTTTATACAACTTTTGTTgggaaaattattattatttttatttaatttaattttttttgtaaacttGAAAAGAATCACAAAAACCAATTGTAAGACATGGAAGTGGCAGATTTTGGttctatttaaatttttttattaaataaataaatttttttattttttaattaaaagatttACATTCtcgattaaaatattaaaaaaaaactcatataaTTCACTCACAACGAACCTCTTTAAGAACAAAAGTTGTCACAGAATGtgttcttctatttttttttttttaatacaataatatatttatatgaaaaatttggttaaattacaaaataaacaatttaatttaatatgaaATTCGTCATATATTGAATtcgaatataaaatattttacagTTATTAAAATGACCACCCGTAACCTACCctttcactttgcattccctctTCGATTTCGTCGTGGGTTTTTCCCGTAATTGGACCGAACTTACACGGACATTGACGGAATTTTACGAAACTTCCAGGGACTTTGGGCTGCAACTCTCTTTCTATTTggaccttttattttatctattttttgttcaTCGGGTTCCCTGTGAGTTTTGTACTAGTTTTTTAATATATTGAAAGTTTtatagataaaaaataaaaaataaaataaaatataaataaataaataaataaaacctgcAGCATATACGCCACGTCACCGATAAGGTACAGTTGCAGAGGACTTTTCCCGAAAGTAGCAGCAGCACTCGTTGGGTACGTAACTTTTATTATGGGATTAGGGGAGGTTTGTGGGGCCAACGAGGGAGTGTCCCACGTGTACGGGTGTGCGTGTGTGAATACAATAAAGCTGACCCACTAGCCACCTCCTACGGAGAGAATTGGATCACCTCGTGACAAATTCTTGGAATCCTCCTAATCCGGATCAGTagaaatttaacggttataattattataatttttaaaaatattctttatttataactgtttgataaaaatttaacgGCTCATTAATACTGATCAGAAGGATCGCAAGGGATTGCCTCGAAGAGAATCCAATTCTCTCTGGGGGGACCTAAATATGCAGGCCCACACCCCCTTTACGCGGGCGGTTTCCCCGTTCTGCTATGCTACCTTGTCTCCTTTCTTTAACTGGCGGTCTCCGTTAACGGACAACCAGGGATTCGGGTAGATTTTTCTCGTGTGGCACGGTGCACGGTAGTATTGTGGTATCGTGGTCAAGGTCAACGGTGAATGGTGGCTTTCAACTTTTTGAAttgtgttgtttttgttttttttggggggggggagggggattTGTCCTTATTTGCGAAATGGAGCACCATAGTCCTTGTTTAGTaatacaattaatttaatcttaACGTAAACATTTGCTTATTTATAGGAAATTGATTAGATTTCACAGCATGGTTTACTTTGAACTATTTAATAAAGATGTACAGGTAGGGATGGATCATACACGTGCAtgccaatttaattaattattgctTAAGGACTATAATCTTTTCCTTTGTAAGACTTTGCGTAGCTGTGATTATTACCCCTTGAAACCCAAGCCAAATAGCATGGCATTAGGGTGGTGAAGGTACGTAGAAACTTCTCTCTTGCTAATTGGCAATCGGAAACTAGTGTATTTTTGTCCTTCGATCGGGTTTGTTCAAGTGATGAATGGGAATTCAGTAACATTTACGATTCAAACAATTtcaatgtgattcaaattttgcttttgtgagaattgaacctaagaaaTCTTACTTATAAATGAATAAGAATACCATTAAaccatagtattaagtgacTCATGTAATTTAAAATCCATAACTATTTCATCATGTATAGCTGTTATTTTTAGAGTGTTGTTATTCATTTCCCAGTATCTTATCTCTTTACCcacttttgatttgatttcagtGAAATAATTCGCACACATCACAATATCACCCACGACAAAGCTTTATTCTCAACAAAATAATTCATTAACAACAAAGTTACGCTTATATATTATTGTCATGTACATTCATCTGTGTCTAAATTGATATTTCTCCAACTATGTTAAGAGTACTATTACTAAATCAATGACTATTTGATAACTATATTGGAATAGGTTGCTGGTAAGAAATTCTTGTGATTAATTCCAGATCTGTCATATGGAGTAATTTGCTAATAAGtcccaattgattttataatatTGCAATTTTTCATAGTCAAAATCACAGGTATGTTTTTAAATTCCAGTTAAATTCTTTCCTAACAAGTAAAGAAATATATATTGCAATTTCTCTGAATTTCCTACACCAATTTTTCACAACCTGCAGTTGCACCAAAATATCTGGAACATTAACATAGGGTCAAGGTCAATGGTGAAGTTGTCCCAAATAAATTAACAGCAACGAAAATAATCAAAACGTTGGCATCAAGTTCTTAATTCAGACACCATAATTGAATTGGAGGGGCCAAAATATGCAATCAAATTATGGGGTATTGACCGAAATGAAGTCGATAGAACAGTAACCCCACCTTGTCTGAAACTATCTAACATCTTCTTTAATTCCCTCACGAACACGCACAATTGAAAtaggaaagaaaatgagaacataaagaaggggaaagaaaggaaaaggagTTGCCACCAAAAAAGATAGCAAATATGAATGAAGACAGATGGATTCCCATATCCACTATCCCTCacctttttctctctttattcATTCCATCTATTATTGCTTGCATTCATCATCCCATTAGGGTTCGTAACGTATGCTTCACTTT
This genomic stretch from Pyrus communis chromosome 2, drPyrComm1.1, whole genome shotgun sequence harbors:
- the LOC137725824 gene encoding BOI-related E3 ubiquitin-protein ligase 1-like, with product MAVEAQHHHHAVLIPPQLIPNRDFIKTNQGNPNIYSAQMDSGLLLSTAMPENLLPMYQSPFYDANKASMNKEAADSGLTYNNISAPRKRPREQLINDFNNFSVPQKTKISSFLDQDIAFQIQQQQSEIDHFIAQHTEKVRLELEEQRKQQSRMLVSEIQDRIVKKLKEKDEEIQRMGKLNWVLQERVKSLFAENQIWRDLAQTNEATANSLRTNLEQVLAHVNDDHHAGGSCAMATALADDAQSCCGSNEYGWDIEAVDSGNAAVGGGVRGGSGGGDRMCKSCGGRESRVLLLPCRHLCLCTMCGSTLLNCPACNSVINASVHVNFS